A portion of the Limosilactobacillus reuteri genome contains these proteins:
- a CDS encoding helix-turn-helix domain-containing protein yields MESLQVQLPNDLQEATKAMIGEALSEAIKDVQNKNSFPPYLNKGEASAYCGVSRGVFNSWIKKYDIPAIQIDGVSRFRREALDEFLIQHEK; encoded by the coding sequence ATGGAAAGTTTACAAGTGCAGTTGCCAAATGATTTACAAGAAGCAACCAAAGCAATGATTGGGGAGGCACTCAGTGAAGCTATTAAAGATGTGCAAAACAAAAACAGCTTCCCGCCTTATCTAAACAAGGGAGAAGCTAGCGCCTATTGTGGCGTATCACGGGGTGTCTTTAATTCATGGATTAAGAAGTACGACATCCCCGCTATCCAGATCGATGGCGTAAGTCGTTTCAGACGAGAAGCCTTAGACGAGTTTTTAATCCAGCACGAAAAATAA
- a CDS encoding Rha family transcriptional regulator, with amino-acid sequence MNNLVFMHGLNEEPYTTDKIIAECSNNNLHSVKVIIYNHKEDLEDFGVLSFEMTKPLKGSKGGRPQKTYHLNEQQATLLITYLDNTPEVNQFKKNLVHEFYRMRKELNQRQINRAIEKPQRKSLTDAIKEWPQAPDYIYINMTRLLLKRATGLTAQQIKKQRHVKVALDGLTLKEQERYKQLENIAIGLVGLNKTWDEVKGVLLLA; translated from the coding sequence ATGAACAATTTAGTTTTCATGCACGGTCTAAATGAAGAACCATATACCACAGATAAAATCATTGCTGAATGTAGTAATAATAATCTTCATTCTGTAAAAGTGATTATCTATAACCACAAAGAGGACTTAGAAGACTTTGGAGTTTTGTCATTTGAAATGACTAAACCTCTTAAAGGCTCAAAAGGGGGACGACCACAAAAGACCTACCACCTAAACGAACAACAAGCAACGCTCTTAATTACCTACCTAGATAACACACCAGAGGTTAATCAATTCAAGAAAAACCTTGTTCATGAGTTTTACCGTATGAGAAAAGAGCTTAATCAACGACAGATTAACCGAGCTATTGAAAAGCCACAGCGTAAATCATTAACGGATGCAATAAAAGAATGGCCACAAGCTCCTGATTACATTTATATCAATATGACCCGTCTTTTATTGAAGCGTGCTACCGGTCTAACAGCACAGCAAATTAAGAAACAAAGACACGTCAAAGTTGCGTTAGATGGTCTAACGCTCAAAGAACAAGAACGATATAAGCAACTAGAGAATATCGCTATTGGCCTTGTTGGCCTCAATAAGACATGGGACGAAGTAAAAGGCGTTTTGCTATTGGCTTAA
- a CDS encoding antA/AntB antirepressor family protein: MEGEDFTSVPGGTTVPNGGNGALRQVDDYAVTLDMAKQLCMMSHTELGKKVRLTEKQKERRKQVLQNALISHRASSRSKKTGIN, translated from the coding sequence ATTGAAGGTGAAGACTTTACGAGTGTACCCGGAGGTACGACCGTTCCAAACGGTGGTAATGGCGCACTTCGCCAAGTTGATGACTACGCCGTCACACTAGATATGGCCAAACAGCTTTGCATGATGAGCCATACAGAACTAGGCAAGAAAGTACGCCTTACGGAAAAACAAAAAGAAAGGCGGAAACAAGTATTACAGAATGCCCTTATTTCTCACAGAGCTAGTTCACGATCGAAGAAAACAGGCATCAACTAA
- a CDS encoding helix-turn-helix transcriptional regulator, with amino-acid sequence MYLSEKQVTAIKRKRGELNLSTVALGRELGLSRWTLDNIFKRNHRKVTPATYKKLSDWLIDEYATQDLKDSQAVATQDK; translated from the coding sequence ATGTATTTATCAGAAAAACAAGTAACAGCTATCAAACGCAAACGTGGAGAACTTAATTTATCCACCGTAGCGCTTGGACGTGAACTCGGTTTAAGTCGATGGACGCTAGACAACATCTTCAAGCGTAACCATCGTAAGGTAACGCCAGCAACTTATAAGAAGTTGAGCGATTGGCTCATTGACGAGTACGCAACGCAAGACTTGAAAGATAGCCAAGCAGTAGCAACACAAGACAAATAG
- a CDS encoding helix-turn-helix transcriptional regulator has product MGNKEVLSNQNRIKQLRLEQHKTQKEVGEAVGLSDRAIAHYEKGIREPKLETWIKLADFFDVPVSYIQGVSNNKNTYEFKNAVQLKNALEKGMNIKSGKNLKIGELTIESIENKKEADQNFVKNDLPVVLSSADLKMLVSAYASIKDKPTYQNSVEELNTFLVCLVLFITGGINEQQLQQTLLDFINAFKADEQGNKLDED; this is encoded by the coding sequence GTGGGCAATAAAGAGGTTTTGTCTAATCAAAATCGTATTAAGCAGTTGAGATTAGAACAACATAAAACTCAAAAAGAGGTTGGGGAAGCAGTAGGGCTTTCTGATAGAGCGATAGCTCACTACGAGAAAGGAATACGTGAGCCTAAATTAGAAACATGGATAAAATTAGCTGATTTCTTTGATGTGCCTGTTTCTTATATACAGGGTGTCAGCAATAACAAAAATACTTACGAATTTAAAAATGCAGTTCAACTAAAAAACGCCCTTGAAAAAGGGATGAATATTAAATCAGGAAAAAACTTAAAAATCGGCGAATTAACCATTGAAAGTATCGAAAATAAAAAAGAAGCTGATCAAAATTTTGTCAAAAATGATTTGCCCGTTGTGTTATCTAGTGCGGATTTAAAAATGTTAGTAAGCGCCTATGCGTCCATAAAAGACAAGCCAACTTATCAAAACAGCGTTGAGGAACTTAATACTTTTTTAGTTTGCCTTGTCCTTTTTATTACGGGTGGCATAAATGAACAGCAACTTCAACAAACATTACTAGATTTTATCAACGCTTTTAAAGCGGATGAACAGGGTAATAAATTAGATGAAGATTAG